DNA sequence from the Kwoniella dendrophila CBS 6074 chromosome 11, complete sequence genome:
ATCatgatccagaagatgaaccttcggctaaaccattatcatctgatttctttgatttcgACATGCAAGAAAAAGCACCTTCAAGAGAAGGTCTGAAACAGTTGTTGTTTGAAGAGATTATGACTTTTGGTCAATCTGGAAATCGTCACTAAGTAGGATGATGTATAGGTGAAAGTGCGAAGATGACTGTTTGATAGGTGTGTAACTGTGTAACTGTGTATTGTATATCTGTATATTATCAGTCAAAATAGTAGAGTAGATCAGTGTGTTACCAATCTCATTGAATTTTATCCATATCTTTTCATAGACCTGTTATGCATATATTTACTTGCAACTCCATGTTGAACAACGTTCACTTCGTTTCCTTTGTTTGTTCGATATACCATAAAGCCTTTGTAAAGTGCTATCGATATGTTACATTGGATAGTTGTACATCTAACTATTCATTTGCTATATAACATACACTTCTAAGTGATATGCAAGATGTGATTTTAAGCTGCTGCTTCATCCTctgctttcttcttttttacctcGATCTATAATACGAGGAATCGGTTGTCAGTATGCGAAATGTTTTTATGGGAATCTCAAAACCTGAACTTACCCTTGTCACTTGATCTGCTGGAGCACCTTTTAATACACCCACTTGAGCTTTCAACATTTCCACCTGACGGGGaaataaaagaagatttaagGTCAGTTATCATCTCTCTATCTCTGCAAATGACTATTTATATGAAAGATCGAAGGTAAAACGATACAACTCACAATTTCAtcacctacatcaccttgaataacaatttcttcttcaccttgtgGAGTTTTTGAAACACTTGAACCTGTTGCAAATTTACCTGCGAATAATTTTGCAGCTTTTTTCAAATCTATTCCAAATAATTCTAAATTTTGAACATGTGTTTGATGTTTACGTTTTGTTCTTTCTGATCTTTTTATAATaattttagtttctttttttttattagcttcagcttcagcttttttaattgctttcttttcagctttaacagcatcagcttctaacttttcttgtttttcaattgataatgtaCCGATTCTAGAAACCAAGTTACCTAATATAACAATTGTCATTTCCATGAAAATTATTAGCTTGTTGCATGATGATAACCGAGGACGAATGATTTTTTTTGATCCATACTCATTCATCAACACAAACACAAGACTCACCTTCTCCCCATAATCTCTCAAATTCgtctttatcttcattctctAACCAAGTTTTAcattttgaaaatgatggtcCAAATTCACAATATTCAGTTGGTAAAGAACATATTTCACAATAATGTGGTGTGATtggtttagttgaaggtccagctacCGAAGTCATTGTTACGAGTATGTATGCAAGAATATACGATCTGAGCTACacgttgaagaagagataagcgatgaagaaaagaaagaaaagaaataattCTCTTAACATTCCAAGTTGCGCTTTGAGCGGTGACGATTTGGTAACCCCATATTGATCGGACAATCTTCAATCTCCGCTATGGTATATTACGTACTGAACATGTGCATCTTACTGTATCTTTATTACTATCGTTCCTTGGCAAGTAGGATAAACTTTCCTTCATTGATTGTTCGTAAATATGCTTTGTCATTTTAGCAATTATATGTTCATACATTCGACGGTATAACAACAAGTGGGGAGCTGTAGCAAATGCTTGACAACACGAGCATTTAGTGCAAAAACGATTTTACAGACTCGTTCTCAAGATCGACACCAAATTCAGAACGCTGCGCGCGTCAAGTTGGTCCTTGTCTTGTCACAATTTAGTCTATGGTAAAACACACTGTCCAGCTAAAGGCAAACAACTAGAGAGAGGGACATCACAGCAATGCCTCTGATACAGAATTTGTCAGGAGTAGTGATACGATGTTTCAAAAGCGTTGAGCATTGTGCAGATTGGATGACAGGAGCCGCCGGTcctgtatttgtatttatgTGTTGGTCGTTGATATTATCAGGAGGATTTATATATTGTGAGTACTTTGAGGAACTTGGGACTGTCCATTTCCTATTAATGACATCCAGCTAATCACAAATGGTTTACCTAGTCGATGTGGTAGTACGAacattatcaccattttcactATTTTTGCTATTACCTTTATTGATCTTTGTACCTTTAAATCTATATGGACAATATTATCTAGTTACACATGTACCCCCAGGATATCCTGCACCAAAaccatcaggtgaagataagaataaatcaaaatggttaATACAAAATCCCAAGAGTATATGGTCAGGTGAAAGATGGGGTTTTaagaaaagaggtagaagtttAACTGGAATGTCAAATAGttatggtggtggttcaTCAGAAAGAAGAGTAAGAAGATGTAGGAAATGTGATGGTCCAAAACCTGAAGTAAGTAATCTTTATACCGTTTGGTAGTTAGGTGTAACGACTCTTGATACTGATACTGATCTGTTTGTGATGATTCAGAGAACACATCACTGTTCTGTATGTAAACGTTGTGTATTGCAAATGGATCATCACTGTCCTTGGATAAATGCATGCGTGAGTTCATCTAACAGCAAGGTATACCCGAGTATCGACCTCAACCCGCTTCAGATACATGCGGTCAAGGATTGATCAGAGCTGATATATCGAAATTTCATAGGTCGGTTTGCATAATCAGAGACATTTCGTTCTATTCATGTGAGTTGAATCACCGTTTGAGAATCCTTCATGACCATGCACTTTCGATTAACCACTCATCAATCCATCGTGCATGTAATAATTCGCTCACGCTGAATAACTGATATATTAGGGCATGGCTATCAACTGGATGCACTACAGTCTGTATAACGGGATATCACCATTTTCTGGCTACGTTTGATTATCATGCAGAAGTGAGTCCACAATTGCCTCTCGCTCGACTTTGGCATCGAACTTGTCCTCCTGCTGTTGCTGAATACTATTTCCCTTCCTATAGTGGACAGCTATAACGCCCAAACTAGGCTTCACCTTGATATTCGTTTTATGTTTAGCGATCGGTAAGTGATTTTGTTGGTGGATCGGTGCGATTGCTGACTGAATAAATGCGTACTGGTCAGGCTTTGCTGTATCCATTTTGATGCTATGGCATTTATATATGGTTTCATACGGGGAAACTTCGATAGAAAGTCATGATAATGCTTATCTAGCAGGGAAAGCTAAAAAGGAGGGTTTGGTGAGCTACAAGGCGTGCTTCCATACACCGTTGTTGACGCATTGTCATTCCTACACAGATCTATCTGAATCCATATGATTTGGGCAAACGTCGCAACCTGCAGCTGTTCTTTAACATCGGTCCAAACGGATAGTACGTATCGGAGCGGATGATTGTTCCTTTTTATCTATAGCTAACATATCTTGTTGCTAGCTCTCCATATACTCTCCTATTTCCACTTGCTCTACCTCCAGCTTCCAACGGATGGTCATTCTCACGACGGCCTATACCGTCGCATCCACCTActaaatcagctaatctaCATGCACCCGAACTGGCAGATGGCTTGATAGCTCGAGCGAACGGGTTGGGCCTTGGCTTGGGATTAGAGGGCGAACTGGGAGTGCACGAAGGAGAAGTCAGTCCGATAGGAGGACATGCAGAGGATGGAATGGGAGGGTACGTGATGGGTGATGAGGAAGGGTTGACGGATGACGAGGAAGGGGGAGGGGGTTGGATGGATTTAGGCGATCCTCAATATCGCATGGACGATGATCGTTGAGACATCAAGGATAGTATTGACTTGAGCGATGTTTCAAGATACGTAGTCTACCTCATGCATACGTTGCATACATgtaaatattgatatttaacAGATTTACCAAAATGAATTAAGCATGAACGGTAAATGCCGGCATTCCTGTGATTTTCGGTCCGGGCATACCAATTATTTCGGTCTATCCCTTGGATTTTCAGACTTTTTTAGAGCGCTTAACCCCCTGTTCCTGTTGTTGTAGAGCCCACAAAAAAAGAATGAGATGGGATCGCGACATATCAGCTGTAGATGAATATGAGCTCCTTGGATAAGTTTGTTTCATGCATGCATGTATATTTTATCGACTGATCATCGACAAATCTCCCTTCCGTACTTTTTTTATCCTCTATCTCGATCACCTTATATTCTTGTATTTGATCCGAAACGTCTTTACCAAGGGCGTTGAACGGTCATCTACGCAAGatcagataaatcaacatgttCCGATCGACATCATCAGCAGCCTTCAAGGCATTCCAGAATCAATTACATCGAGGAGTCCAAGGATCAAGACTTCCTTCAGCTATAAGGTCATTTGCATCTGGCTCAACATCTGGATCCACAGCTTCATATCGATCACAAATCGGAACAATCTTGGTAGCCAGTACGACAGCAGTAATCTTGACACAATTATGGAATTctagaaatgaaaatggtacaaTCAAATGTGATGATGGAGCATTAACAATCAGAACATcacaagaaagagatgatgcGTATGTTACACCACCCGAATCTGAAAAACCTAAACAACATATTCCATCGAATAAAGATCCAAAATATgcttcaaaagaagaaattgataaagtaGTTGAATTGTTAAAACAGAAATTAACAAAGGGTGATAATCAAGTTTCCACAAATCCTGATGAACTGTTGAGTCATGGTGTTTCTGCTAATACATATCATGGTGAGTTGAGAGTTTCACTTGAACATGAGAATTATGACATTTACCGCTGCTGGATCAAATGGAGTGGATAGACTGACGAACCTCTGCTTATCTTCCCTTAGCCGCCGCCATACCAAATGTAGTAGTTTACGCAGAATCCACAGAAGATGTATCCGAAGTGATGAAATTAGCTAATGAATATCGTGTACCTGTCACGCCGTTTAGTGGTGGAACATCATTAGAAGGTCATATAACATGTCCATATGGTGGTATATGTGTAGATTTATCAAGAATGGATAAATTATTGGAATtacatgaagaagatggtgatgctGTAGTCCAAGCTGGTTGTCAATGGGAAGCaataaatgaagaattgaaagaaagaggtTTGAACATGTTTTTCCCATTAGATCCTGGTCCTTCAGCTTGTATTGGTGGTATGATGGCTACTGGTTGTTCGTGAGTTAGACGAGAGCTCGTGTATAGTAATGGGAGTGCTCTTGATTACTAATGAAGATTGTGTTCATAGAGGAACAAATGCTGTTAGATATGGTACTGCTAAAGGAGAATGGTTTTTGAATGCTGTAAGTTAGTCAGTTGGCCGTCAGTAACGTGTGTTGGCTGACTGTTTTGTTAGACCATTGTCTTACCAAATGgggaaatcatcaaaactcgacaaagatcaagaaaatcgTCTGCAGGTTACGATCTTACCAAATTGTTTATTGGTGCAGAAGGTACTTTAGGTATTGTCACTGAAGGTGAGTCGATCTGCAGATCCCGGATCTATCACTTATATCACTTGTTCAGCTACTATTCGATTGGCACCCATCTTACCTACTAGAGTTGCTGTATGTGGTTTCCCCggtgtagaagaagctgtatCTGCCGTAGGAGAGGTTATAAATCGAGGTGTACCGATGcgtgagttttttttttttggaaGTTATTTAATGCTTAGTGGCTATGAATGAAGACTGATTAATATTTTCTACAGAATGCGTCGAATTATGCGATACATTAATGATGGAAGCTATAGGTAAATTCGGAAATGTTACAATggaattaccttcaaaagatAGTATTTTCTTTAAATTTCAAGGATCTAATCcagaatcaattgaatcaaacgttaaaattgttgaagaaattTCAAGAAAATTCGGTGGATCAAATCTATTATTTGctaaaaatgataaagaatctgatgaattATGGCAAGCTAGAAAATCTGCACATTGGTCAGCAATGGCTTTGGTTGAAGGTTCAACTTGTTATTCAACAGATGTTTGTGTACCTGTTagtaatttacctaaattagtTAAACAGACTAAAGAGGATTTAAAGGAAAATGGTATTGTGGGACCGATTTTAGGGTAAGTCAAAAAAACGAAACTTGATTACCGAACTTGTGTCTCATCTCATACGTTATCATGTTATCACATGAAGCTGACAACCGACGTCTTACTCCCACTTAGACACGTCGGTGATGGTAATTTCCATTGTGCATTGATCTTCAAGGCAGACGTCCCTGGAGAATTTGAAAAGGTCGATGCTGCCGCTCACCGAGTGAGTCGTTTTACGCATGAAATGAATAGCTTCAAACTGCTGATTATATGCTGTCTCCTTAGATGGTCAAACGAGCTATTGCTCTTCAGGGAACATGTACAGGAGAACATGGtgttggtataggtaaaagGGTTAGTTCGACTATCACCCTGTTTTCTGCTCGATTAATTGCTAAccataccttcatcattgaAACAGGAGTTCTTACCTTTAGAACTTGGTGAAGGTACTTTAGGTGTTATGAGACAATTAAAAAATACTTTAGATCCTAAAGGCATTATGAATCCTGGTAAAGTAAGTGACAGTTTGTGACCAAGTCTCCAACTTTGAGTCAAGCTAATAGATACTTTGTTATAGCTTTACCCGGATGAAGAGTAGAGTACGAGGAAGGAGACCCCTAAAAACTGTatgattttaggtaaatctcCAAATATGGTACATATTTCGGATAGATGATATGGTGATATGGTATAGATACTTAGACTTTACATTTTACAGTGttagaatttgattttagatgCACGTATCTACGTCAAAGGTGTTTAAACAGTGCTCGTAATAATCAACGTTGTTATTATATTGTCGGCTTAATCAGGTTACATGATGAGTAGAGATCGCAAGCAGGGATCAAGGCTATACCACTGACATGGCCGACATGGCCGCCATGGCTCTATCCAGCGAATTTAGCCAGTCAATTGCTCCTCCATTGTATCACATAATGGCAGATCGTGAAACCGCCTCCATTGTTTGTTCACAAGTTTCCTTAGAGTGATGGCTTCCCGATTGTCCCAAAAACCAGATTGTATGGAGTAGAGATGATGTATGAAATGTAGATTGAGTCTATTTGCAAACATAACTGTTTAGCCAATCCTCGCTAGTATAACGGTTAGTATAACCGCTTCTCACGCGGTAGACCAGGGTTCAACTCCCTGGCGGGGAATGTCTTTTTTGCTTTCTTGCTTTCTTGCTTTGTTTGTACCTTCAGCTGTTTTAGCTCTTCTCCGCTTTGTTCCAACCATTCAATGTGAAGAGGCAGAATATTCCATATTGTGCTTAATTGATATTCTCCAGCTTCTTGAGTATGGGAAGACCTAGAACCGGTCTTGCGTTGCCAATGTTAATTATTGCAAGGCATGCCTCAGCATTGAATCTAGTCTTTCCTGACATTTGCGCAATAAAACTGTTCAAGATGTAGAAATGCATGATGGTAGGACGTATAGCAGAAACTCTATCGATCTATAAGTTTAAGCCCTTGTAATCTCCATATAAGCAGAATATACAAAGTCCATCGACTTCCTATTAGGTGCAAGAAGTCTAGCCCATTCAAGGTATAATCTGAAAACATATGCTGTCATATCTTCCCTTCTCCAATGTGTTAATGCCCATTGCCTGCCGGCAGCAGCGATCGTGGACGCCATCACATCCTCAGCATAAGGATTGGAAGGACTCGGGCGGAACTGAACTTCAATCAGCTGCTGAACTATGATATTCCTATAAAGATGGCACTTACATATGCCACAACATCATATAAATCAGAAAAGTCCAGCTTTAAGGGAACGAAGTGCACCCAAGGTTGGATACGGTCACTATACCATTCAGCTGAATTGGGGGATTAGCTGACACCTCGATTAAGCTCAGTATAGTACTTACGCATGATAGTGGCTTTCATTATCAAGGAACCAGAAGTCAGTAGCCTGTTGAATCGAGCGGACCAAGCATTTCCATCACTGTAAAAGTCACTCAGCAAATTGAGATACTCGCTTGTACAGCAAATGTGCTTACACGTCTACCACATATTTGTACTGTAAAGCGTCTTGATGATTCATCCTGGACTCTGAGAAAGCGTACTCTGCTCCTATTTGATCGCAAGTTCCGTCTCGTTCATCACATTCTGTAGTGAAGCTGTCAGCCCAACAAACTTCACCTAACGTATACCTCATACATACGTAGAGGTTTTCCGGTAAAGGCAATATCCATTTGTTCCTCGTTTATACTTGACCATGATCTTGTACTGGCGGTTTCTCCCAAAGTACGTTTACCAGATGTAGGCGGCAAAGTAACGACTTGACCTATTCCAGCGTGATTGGTGAGATTGTTGAGTCTCATCCTCTGACTATTTCTCCAGTTGACAGTGGTGTCGTAATGCATAGCAGTATTGGATCCTCTCCATAAAACCTTGTCGTATTTTCTATCTTCCCAAACTGGTACGGGTCCACCTTTTACCCATTGTTCCGTTGGAACACCAAGTATATCAGCATGAAGAGCGGTCTTACTGAGCGATATGACGGGACTTGGACTTTGCATTGGTGGATTCTTGCCGATGAGTAAACCATGTTGACCCATCAGTTCTGGATGGTTGCAGATATTCATATATTCCCGAAGATCGGATATGAAAGATTTTCCTTCAATATCGGTTAGTCCGTTTCTTTCATGGGTTTTGATATGACGAGCGGCGTTGAAGAGAGGTGACGAAATTGGACATGCCCAGGGGTAGCCATTAACAGCATCAGGATCGACATCATCGTCGATGACTAGGCAGCTCTTATTAGTTCAATTCATCTCACTATAAGGCTTCGCTTACATCCTTCTTGTTTGTCTCTATTGACCAATTCCATTCGATGTTGCCATGATATCATATTAAGCGGTGTATCGTGGACAGATATGACAATCTTCATATCGGGTAGATGGTGAGCGATCGGCTGTATGAGAGCTACCTGATGTTTAGGCCTTTCTTCGCCTGATTCGACCCTTCGATGATCATAAGAATGATAAGAATTCACTTCTCCATTTTTAACCTCTAAGGTGAAAGTATTCAAGGATCTCGATGCTTCCTCAAGACGATGGTTCAATTTTCCTGGTGAGACAGAATAGAAAGGTGCAAGATCTCGGTGTATCTGGTCATATTCGTCTGGGAGTGGCACGTTATTCTCACTGTGATGATGCACTCGGCTCAGTCAGCTCGTGAAACATGCTGCATTGCTATGTCACACTTACACCACATATGCCCACCATTTCTCAAACCCTTTCGGTGGGTTTTGTCCATATCTCCTGATGTATTCATCTACTGCTGCTCGTAACGTTTTACTCTGTCTAGTTATCTTATCATTCCATGTTCTCTGAGCCTCTTCAACGAGGAGTTTGATAGGATGTACTGCACTATCTGGATTAACCTTTAATATACCGTTAACAGTTTTGTGATCACCAAGCATTGAAGATCCGGATTTTGTCATCTTTTTGTGTGCAGCTTTGCGATTGACTCGCATTGAAGGCTTGATTTTCTGTTCTTGAGACCATGAATCCCATTCTGCATTAGGATCAACCGGTGCGGATAGTATCTGCAACACCAATATGATTGCTCCAGCAGCACCTAAAATGCCCAATATCTTCCGCCACGATCTTAGGACTTCGAGCTGAAGTAAGTAATATGTTGGTGCACGAGGTTTCTTCGATTTACCAGTATCATCTGATTCTTCTACAAATACGGACAATTGCTCAGACAAAGGTGATTTTGCGATTCTGCTGGATGCCGCTAATTTTTTGGGATCACGATGATACGTTTCTAGTTGTATCTGATGTCGATCATTTGGCGATAATGTTAGACCGTCAATTGTCGGAAAGGCTTCTTCTGTGAGAGCCGACGGTGACCTTGTTTTGATTGCGAACATTGTATATCGTGATTGATCAGCATCATGGGGAAGAGTTTTGTTTACAGACAGGAACGCTCCTATATATGTGTCTGTAACAAAAGATGGCAGACAGTGGTTGATATCCTCTTTATTGTGGTTACTGGTGGGTCTGTTCTCCGCTGTCAGCATCAACACGTCGAATGGACGCGACAATGATTATTGCTAAAAGTGCCATTTTGAGGAGTCGCGACAGATTCCATCATCGCAAACATGCATTGTGGCTTTGGAAGCCATTCCGCTATGCAGAGGAATCAGAATAGTGAACGAAAATAGATCCAAAATGTGACAATCTTGAGCTTAAATTGTCGATCAGTGGGATCTGATCGACACGATTCCGGTAGAAGTTGTGAGCGATAGAATGGAGGATTCCCTTAGTCGAGCATGGGGTCCATATGTTCAGGCGATGTCCCCTAGAAATACGGATGATGTTAGAAAAGGAATTCTagcttgatgatggtgaatgTTCAGTAGCGTAGAGGGGAGATATTTTGCGGATAAGTCAAGCAAAAGGAGAACGCCGGCATTAGGGTGTGGTATGGAGTTATCTGACTTTCTACGGACCTTTCGTGACGATAAAAAATATTCAGTTACAAAGAGGATCTCAGTCGGTCTCGGAGTAATTGTCACTAGTAAGACCGGCTGATTTTTATGTAAATATAGATCTGAACCAGAAAGCTGTGCAGCGGTAACAAATCGGaagctatatatatctacAATTTTCGTAAATCCTCTTTCAATTGTTTATCAATCACCACGCTACTGAAAAGCAGTACATATTTCATGCTCGACCGGATCAGGCAGTTAATAGACATTCCTACCGGCATCCTGAACGTGTTCTTCAGCGTTTTATTGTATGATGACGTTGTTGAAAACCATGGCCCCGCAAAGGCTGATATTGTGGCTTGCcatgctgaa
Encoded proteins:
- a CDS encoding translation machinery-associated protein 22 codes for the protein MTSVAGPSTKPITPHYCEICSLPTEYCEFGPSFSKCKTWLENEDKDEFERLWGEGNLVSRIGTLSIEKQEKLEADAVKAEKKAIKKAEAEANKKKETKIIIKRSERTKRKHQTHVQNLELFGIDLKKAAKLFAGKFATGSSVSKTPQGEEEIVIQGDVGDEIVEMLKAQVGVLKGAPADQVTRIEVKKKKAEDEAAA